The following are encoded together in the Gemmatimonadota bacterium genome:
- a CDS encoding carbohydrate binding family 9 domain-containing protein, giving the protein MTVASTTWAQATTGPGRAAGGDTVVAAPLDASATGAIRVDGLLTEASWRTATPITEFRQREPVEGALSTEATEVRIIAAGDVLYVGVIARDIHPERIVSRILARDKVMETEFDGKPKFAGDDAIAILIDPFHDHRNAFLFATNPNGAEFDAFLTDEGKEYNIDWRGIWTVAAKRTAEGWSAEFAIPFRTLRYHGDGSTWGFNVYRMIRHGNEEVLWRGWARGSEGIARVSRAGHLVGLDDLPRPGVNVDLKPYVLGGADQEHETDGSTTSGIGNVGVDLKSEVRPGLVLDLTYNTDFAQVEVDDQQVNLTRFSLFFPEKREFFLENSGIFSFGARGQFEPPPFLAFFSRSIGINADSGEVPMLGGGRLTGRLGSETVGLLSAMTASRYGDPRTAFNVARVKHDLWRAGYVGAMLVDRRNAETANTVGGVDFSLWPMQKLNVQGFGARTTTKGPGGDDVAWRLGADYQSTNMSASLSHVAVGPDVEASAGFVTRTDIKRTQGNARYVFRPHVLNLRRLSINMFNDVVTNTRGERLDWNVSLGTSPTWNTADNMALFYSMGRNRVTDAFTLADTVLVPAGDYPSSDITVFGSTGPGRPIVLNVNADFRRQFGGSVNSATVGAAANVGTHLGFKLGYTRSDASLPNGAFVAHLLSLRSTYAFTTRAVLNSLVQYNSLGRTLSANARLGYTFRPGSDVFLVLNEERGSDVAVWDPHSRGVRLKVTYLARL; this is encoded by the coding sequence TTGACCGTTGCGTCCACGACGTGGGCGCAGGCGACGACGGGCCCCGGTCGCGCCGCCGGTGGCGACACGGTGGTCGCCGCACCCCTCGACGCATCGGCCACTGGCGCCATTCGGGTCGACGGCCTGCTCACCGAGGCGTCGTGGCGCACGGCGACCCCGATCACCGAGTTCCGGCAGCGCGAACCCGTGGAAGGGGCACTCTCGACGGAGGCGACCGAGGTGCGGATCATTGCCGCCGGCGATGTGCTCTACGTCGGGGTGATCGCCCGCGACATCCACCCCGAGCGCATCGTCTCGCGCATCCTGGCGCGCGACAAGGTCATGGAGACGGAGTTCGACGGAAAGCCGAAGTTCGCCGGCGACGACGCGATCGCCATCCTCATCGATCCGTTTCACGATCATCGCAACGCCTTCCTCTTCGCGACCAATCCAAACGGCGCGGAGTTCGATGCCTTCCTGACCGACGAGGGGAAGGAGTACAACATCGACTGGCGCGGCATCTGGACGGTGGCCGCCAAGCGCACCGCCGAGGGGTGGTCGGCGGAATTCGCGATTCCCTTTCGCACGCTCCGCTATCACGGCGACGGCAGCACGTGGGGGTTCAACGTGTACCGCATGATTCGCCATGGCAACGAGGAAGTCCTCTGGCGCGGCTGGGCGCGGGGCAGCGAAGGGATCGCGCGCGTCAGTCGCGCCGGCCACCTCGTGGGGCTCGATGACCTTCCGCGCCCCGGCGTCAACGTCGACCTCAAGCCCTACGTGCTGGGAGGCGCCGACCAGGAACATGAGACGGATGGGAGCACGACGTCGGGCATCGGGAACGTCGGCGTCGACCTCAAGTCAGAGGTGCGTCCGGGGCTGGTGCTCGACCTGACGTACAACACCGACTTCGCGCAGGTGGAGGTCGATGACCAGCAGGTCAACCTCACGCGCTTCAGCCTCTTCTTTCCCGAGAAGCGCGAGTTCTTCCTGGAAAACTCCGGCATCTTCTCCTTCGGGGCACGCGGGCAATTCGAGCCGCCTCCATTCCTCGCCTTCTTCTCGCGCAGCATCGGGATCAACGCCGACTCGGGCGAGGTCCCCATGTTAGGCGGCGGGCGCCTGACGGGACGACTCGGCTCCGAGACGGTCGGGCTCCTCTCGGCGATGACGGCGTCGCGATACGGCGATCCGCGCACCGCCTTCAACGTGGCGCGCGTCAAGCACGACCTGTGGAGGGCGGGGTATGTGGGGGCCATGCTTGTGGACCGGCGCAACGCCGAGACGGCCAACACCGTTGGTGGTGTCGACTTTTCGCTCTGGCCCATGCAGAAGCTCAACGTCCAGGGCTTCGGGGCCCGCACCACGACGAAAGGACCAGGAGGCGATGACGTGGCCTGGCGCCTGGGCGCCGACTACCAGAGCACCAACATGAGCGCGTCGCTCTCGCACGTCGCGGTGGGGCCCGACGTCGAGGCGAGCGCCGGCTTCGTCACCCGCACCGACATCAAGCGAACGCAGGGGAACGCCCGCTACGTGTTCCGTCCGCACGTCCTCAACCTGCGACGCCTCAGCATCAACATGTTCAATGACGTGGTGACCAACACACGCGGCGAACGATTGGACTGGAACGTGAGCCTCGGCACCAGCCCCACGTGGAACACCGCCGACAACATGGCGCTCTTCTACTCGATGGGGCGCAACCGGGTGACCGACGCGTTCACCCTTGCCGACACGGTGCTGGTTCCGGCGGGGGACTATCCGTCCAGCGACATCACGGTGTTCGGCAGCACCGGCCCGGGGCGCCCGATCGTGCTGAACGTGAATGCCGACTTCCGCCGTCAGTTCGGCGGCTCGGTCAATTCGGCCACGGTCGGCGCGGCCGCCAACGTCGGGACGCACCTCGGCTTCAAGCTTGGCTACACGCGCAGCGATGCGTCGCTGCCTAACGGGGCGTTTGTCGCGCACCTGCTGTCGTTGCGCAGCACGTATGCGTTTACCACCCGGGCGGTGCTCAACTCGCTGGTGCAGTACAACAGCCTGGGGCGCACCCTCTCGGCCAATGCGCGCCTCGGCTACACCTTTCGCCCGGGGAGCGACGTCTTTCTCGTGCTCAACGAGGAGCGCGGGTCGGATGTGGCCGTGTGGGACCCGCACAGCCGAGGGGTGCGGCTCAAGGTGACCTACCTGGCGCGGCTCTAG
- a CDS encoding DUF2132 domain-containing protein, with product MTTPPGQARNPLHGITLERMLNELVEAMGWERMGRRVRIACFTSDPSVSSSLKFLRRTPWAREKVESLYLELQRRRARSEHRAP from the coding sequence ATGACGACACCTCCCGGCCAGGCCCGCAATCCGCTGCACGGCATCACCCTCGAGCGCATGCTCAACGAGCTGGTCGAGGCGATGGGGTGGGAGCGAATGGGGCGCCGCGTGCGCATCGCCTGCTTCACCAGCGACCCCAGTGTGTCGTCGTCGCTCAAGTTCTTGCGCCGGACGCCGTGGGCGCGCGAAAAGGTCGAGTCGTTGTACCTGGAGCTGCAACGCCGGCGCGCGCGTTCCGAGCATCGTGCGCCGTAG
- a CDS encoding S9 family peptidase gives MSSRRFALRASALLLVVVVPVPRALAQRAAPPATALPLRQSSLDASATKDTLTLQDVSQLDRWIGAGARDARWSPDGAWLSFRWPQRPTTADNPDDDPWWRVDRAGRGAEIVPDSQVWRIPEARVSWSRDGSLAAWTWRGRVVVWDAQRTGGDGTRVVAVGAQPARHVRVATDARAVDYMLGEDLYRWDADRGTVRRLAMTVHRPADARTEAGRWLATQQVQLFDLMRKQADSARAVGERARRLDPDAPQVIPVEPNAIVEEVQRSPDGRFFTVRTVTPDRTRPPTLYMDYVTASGYAESKTSRAKVGEPRDNIRLGIVPRDARRPADSVRVQWVALPEARGRQVNVHGPWWSVEGDRAVIEVVTLDDHDLWIARLDPATGATSVIDHQHDDAWIGGPPVQSNYTQPGLVEWLPGGRLVFASERTGWSHLYLAEPDGTVRPLTSGAWEVRAATLSRDKSTWLLGASREHPSDDHLYTMPAAGGTLVRLTTEDGRHDGVLSPDGRRLAQLSSRNDRLPDLWLRDLTPTGPSTRVTVSGSDNFWKHHWLRPETVTIPHPAGGVVWAGLYRPERPNPKHPAVVYVHGGGYRQFAHHGWSVYGFSHASHYGMINWLVQNGYTVLDFDYRGSAGYGRDYRTDIHRSMGVKDVDGAVAAARWLVRTQGVDSARIGIYGVSYGGFMTLMSLFRYPGTFAAGISAAGVTDWAHYSDEWTARILGRPSDDSTAYAISSPINHAAGLRDALLIEHGMIDDNVEFQDAARLVQRLLELGKPFDMAFYPTEPHVIEGAPTLVDFHKRLAAFFRRHLIDR, from the coding sequence ATGTCTTCGCGCCGCTTCGCCCTCCGCGCCAGCGCCCTCCTCCTTGTCGTCGTCGTTCCGGTTCCGCGCGCCCTGGCCCAGCGCGCGGCGCCGCCGGCCACCGCGCTGCCGCTTCGCCAATCATCGCTCGACGCATCGGCAACGAAGGACACGCTGACGCTGCAGGACGTCTCGCAGCTCGACCGGTGGATCGGCGCCGGGGCGCGTGACGCGCGCTGGTCGCCCGACGGCGCCTGGCTCTCCTTCCGCTGGCCACAACGCCCGACGACGGCCGACAACCCGGACGACGATCCGTGGTGGCGCGTCGATCGGGCTGGACGCGGTGCCGAGATCGTCCCCGACTCGCAGGTGTGGCGCATTCCCGAGGCGAGGGTGAGCTGGAGCCGCGACGGCTCGCTCGCTGCCTGGACGTGGCGTGGGCGCGTGGTGGTGTGGGACGCGCAGCGAACGGGGGGCGATGGCACGCGCGTCGTGGCAGTCGGCGCCCAGCCGGCGCGGCACGTTCGCGTGGCCACCGACGCCCGCGCCGTCGACTACATGCTGGGGGAGGACCTGTACCGGTGGGACGCCGATCGTGGGACGGTGCGGCGGCTGGCCATGACGGTGCACCGCCCCGCCGACGCGCGCACCGAGGCCGGGCGCTGGCTGGCGACCCAGCAGGTGCAACTCTTCGACCTGATGCGCAAGCAGGCCGACAGCGCCCGGGCCGTGGGCGAGCGTGCACGGCGCCTCGACCCGGACGCCCCGCAGGTCATCCCGGTCGAGCCCAATGCCATCGTCGAGGAGGTGCAGCGTTCTCCAGACGGACGGTTCTTCACCGTACGGACCGTCACTCCCGACCGCACGCGCCCCCCCACACTGTACATGGACTACGTCACCGCGTCGGGCTACGCGGAGTCGAAGACGTCACGCGCCAAGGTCGGTGAGCCGCGCGACAACATCCGCCTCGGGATCGTGCCGCGTGACGCGCGCCGACCGGCCGACAGCGTGCGTGTGCAGTGGGTCGCCCTCCCCGAGGCCCGCGGGCGCCAGGTCAACGTGCACGGCCCGTGGTGGAGCGTGGAAGGCGATCGCGCCGTGATCGAGGTCGTCACGCTGGACGATCACGACCTCTGGATCGCGCGCCTCGACCCCGCCACCGGCGCCACCTCCGTCATCGACCACCAGCACGACGACGCCTGGATCGGCGGGCCGCCGGTTCAGTCCAACTACACGCAGCCGGGGCTGGTCGAGTGGCTCCCGGGGGGACGCCTCGTCTTCGCCAGCGAACGCACGGGGTGGAGCCACCTGTACCTGGCGGAGCCGGACGGCACGGTGCGCCCCCTCACGAGCGGCGCGTGGGAAGTGCGCGCCGCCACGCTCTCACGCGACAAGTCGACCTGGCTGCTCGGCGCCTCACGCGAGCACCCATCCGACGACCATCTCTACACCATGCCAGCCGCCGGCGGGACGCTCGTGCGCCTGACGACAGAGGACGGGCGGCACGACGGCGTCCTCTCTCCCGACGGCCGGCGCCTCGCGCAGCTCTCCTCGCGCAACGACCGGCTCCCCGATCTCTGGCTGCGCGACCTAACGCCGACCGGCCCATCCACGCGCGTGACGGTGAGCGGGAGCGACAACTTCTGGAAGCACCACTGGCTGCGCCCCGAGACCGTCACCATCCCACACCCCGCCGGCGGAGTGGTCTGGGCCGGACTCTATCGCCCGGAGCGGCCCAATCCCAAGCACCCCGCCGTGGTGTACGTGCACGGCGGCGGCTATCGCCAGTTTGCGCACCACGGCTGGTCCGTCTATGGCTTCTCGCATGCTTCGCACTACGGGATGATCAACTGGCTGGTGCAGAACGGCTACACCGTCCTCGACTTCGACTACCGCGGGAGCGCCGGCTACGGGCGCGATTACCGCACCGACATCCATCGCTCGATGGGCGTGAAGGATGTCGACGGCGCCGTGGCCGCCGCCCGATGGCTCGTGCGCACGCAGGGGGTCGACTCGGCGCGCATCGGGATCTACGGCGTCTCGTACGGTGGCTTCATGACGCTCATGTCGCTCTTCCGCTACCCGGGGACCTTCGCCGCCGGTATCTCGGCCGCGGGCGTCACCGACTGGGCGCACTACTCGGATGAGTGGACCGCACGCATCCTCGGACGCCCCAGCGACGACTCGACGGCGTACGCCATCTCCAGCCCCATCAACCACGCCGCCGGGCTGCGCGACGCGCTCCTCATCGAGCATGGGATGATCGACGACAACGTCGAGTTCCAGGATGCAGCCCGCCTGGTGCAACGGCTGCTGGAGCTGGGGAAGCCGTTCGACATGGCGTTCTATCCCACCGAGCCGCACGTCATCGAGGGGGCGCCGACACTCGTCGACTTCCACAAGCGGCTGGCGGCGTTTTTCCGGCGACATCTCATCGATCGATGA
- a CDS encoding serine hydrolase: protein MISSRPPVVVATAFATSVAALFLSLTPLKLPAQATPALAIAPGKVDAVFKDFTRTTPGCAVGIYQKGKVVYAKGYGMADLNLGVPITPTTVFDIGSTSKQFAAASIVMLANEGKLSLTDDVRKYVPELPSYAKVITIDHLLRHTSGLRDYNGLLYLGGHYFEDFTNDDDALSIIVAQRSTNFVPGSSWDYSNTGFFLLSVIVQRVTGQTLAAFAKARIFAPLGMTVTHFRDDHTALLPNRATAYEPSEKGFVLDMSNWDQTGDGAVNTNVLELAKWDANFDDAKVGGRALVDRMQEEGTLDNGKPHGYARGLFVDTYRGVRRVHHGGAWAGYRAMLMRFPDQGVAIGLTCNRGDANTQGRAERVADAILARAFKDKPTVSSARPAAGQAPSGATVDPAPYVGTYFSEEEQAALGVEAGNGAPVLSYSGRKIPLSRTADDAFSGMEGMINLTFADARQEARLSIAGRAAIAYRRADRAKPSASELASLVGTYRSPELLASWTIRQSGDTLYIKGRAVGESPMVPVIRDGFSSGTGFVRFTRSADGVVTGFEVSASRMKRIRFDR from the coding sequence ATGATCTCCTCGCGCCCCCCGGTCGTCGTCGCCACGGCCTTCGCGACCTCGGTCGCGGCCCTCTTCCTGTCGCTGACGCCGCTGAAACTCCCAGCGCAGGCGACGCCCGCGCTGGCAATCGCCCCGGGGAAAGTCGACGCCGTCTTCAAGGACTTCACCCGCACCACCCCAGGGTGCGCGGTCGGCATCTACCAGAAGGGGAAGGTCGTCTACGCCAAGGGCTACGGGATGGCCGACCTCAACCTCGGCGTCCCCATCACGCCGACCACCGTCTTCGACATCGGCTCCACGTCCAAACAGTTCGCCGCGGCGTCGATCGTCATGCTCGCCAACGAAGGGAAGCTCTCGCTCACCGACGACGTGCGGAAATACGTCCCCGAGCTCCCCAGCTACGCCAAGGTCATCACCATCGATCACCTCCTGCGACACACGAGCGGGCTGCGCGACTACAACGGGCTCCTCTACCTCGGCGGGCACTACTTCGAGGACTTCACCAACGACGACGATGCGCTCTCGATCATCGTCGCGCAGCGCAGCACCAACTTCGTCCCCGGCAGCAGCTGGGACTACAGCAACACCGGCTTCTTCCTCCTGTCGGTCATCGTGCAGCGCGTGACGGGGCAGACGCTCGCCGCCTTCGCCAAGGCGCGCATCTTCGCCCCGCTGGGGATGACCGTCACGCACTTCCGCGACGATCACACCGCGCTCCTCCCCAATCGGGCCACGGCCTACGAGCCGAGCGAGAAGGGGTTCGTGCTCGACATGTCCAACTGGGACCAGACCGGCGACGGCGCGGTGAATACCAATGTGCTCGAGCTGGCGAAGTGGGACGCGAACTTCGACGACGCCAAGGTCGGCGGACGGGCCCTCGTCGATCGGATGCAGGAGGAGGGGACGCTCGACAATGGGAAGCCGCACGGTTACGCGCGCGGGCTCTTCGTCGACACGTACCGCGGGGTGCGTCGCGTGCACCACGGCGGGGCGTGGGCCGGTTACCGCGCCATGCTGATGCGATTCCCCGACCAGGGGGTCGCGATCGGGCTCACCTGCAATCGCGGTGACGCCAACACGCAGGGGCGCGCCGAGCGCGTGGCGGACGCCATCCTTGCGCGCGCGTTCAAGGACAAGCCGACGGTCTCCTCGGCGCGCCCCGCGGCGGGCCAGGCGCCGTCTGGCGCCACCGTCGATCCGGCCCCGTACGTCGGGACGTACTTCTCGGAGGAGGAACAGGCGGCGCTTGGCGTGGAGGCCGGCAACGGCGCGCCGGTCCTTTCCTACAGCGGTCGCAAGATCCCGCTCTCGCGCACGGCGGATGACGCGTTCTCCGGAATGGAAGGAATGATCAACCTGACGTTCGCCGACGCACGGCAGGAGGCCCGGCTCTCCATCGCGGGTCGTGCCGCCATCGCCTATCGACGCGCCGACCGTGCGAAGCCGAGTGCGAGCGAGCTGGCCTCGCTCGTGGGGACGTACCGCAGCCCCGAGCTGCTTGCCTCGTGGACCATCCGTCAGTCGGGTGACACGCTCTACATCAAGGGACGCGCGGTGGGGGAGTCGCCGATGGTTCCGGTGATTCGTGATGGCTTCTCGTCAGGCACCGGCTTCGTGCGCTTCACCCGTAGTGCGGACGGCGTGGTGACTGGCTTCGAGGTGAGCGCGAGCCGGATGAAGCGCATTCGCTTCGATCGATGA